A genomic region of Rhodococcus oxybenzonivorans contains the following coding sequences:
- a CDS encoding MCE family protein: MKITGTIARLTLFAVIMVLFTAAVVVVFSQVRFGSERTYKAAFADASGLKSDEFVRVAGVEVGKVKSVEIVDEATALVEFSLTKAVPFTESTKLAVRYENLIGAHYLELLDSPGSNTTQPEDSTIPADRTMAALDLDALINGFRPLFKALDPDQVNKLSTSLVHVLQGQGGTVSDFLKQSGELTSALADRDQLIGSVIDNLNRVLGTVDEHNKQFDEGVDKLQQVISGLSEQSDPIGDALVRVNDASASVADLLVNARPAIRNDVTEIGRVAGNINADKDYVNWALSALPDAYGRLARLGLYGDFFTFYLCDVTLKVNGPDGNPALIPIIGQRAGRCTAQ, translated from the coding sequence ATGAAAATCACTGGAACCATTGCACGGTTGACCCTTTTCGCGGTGATCATGGTGCTCTTCACCGCCGCGGTCGTCGTGGTCTTCTCGCAAGTGCGATTCGGCAGCGAACGAACCTACAAGGCCGCCTTCGCGGACGCATCCGGTTTGAAGTCGGATGAGTTCGTGCGGGTCGCCGGCGTCGAAGTCGGGAAGGTGAAGTCCGTCGAGATCGTCGACGAGGCCACCGCCCTGGTCGAATTCTCGCTCACCAAGGCCGTGCCGTTCACCGAATCCACCAAGCTCGCCGTGCGGTACGAGAACCTCATCGGAGCCCACTACCTCGAACTGCTCGACAGCCCCGGGTCCAACACCACACAGCCCGAGGACTCGACCATCCCGGCAGATCGCACGATGGCCGCGCTGGATCTCGACGCCCTGATCAACGGCTTCCGGCCACTGTTCAAAGCACTGGACCCCGACCAGGTCAACAAGCTCTCGACCTCACTGGTGCATGTCCTGCAAGGACAGGGCGGAACGGTATCGGACTTCCTGAAACAATCCGGCGAACTGACCTCCGCACTGGCCGACCGGGATCAGCTGATCGGCTCGGTGATCGACAACCTCAACCGGGTCCTCGGCACGGTCGACGAACACAACAAGCAGTTCGACGAAGGTGTCGACAAACTGCAGCAAGTCATCAGTGGACTCTCCGAGCAGTCCGACCCGATCGGCGATGCCCTGGTCCGCGTCAACGACGCGTCCGCCTCCGTCGCCGACCTCCTGGTGAACGCCCGCCCGGCGATCAGGAACGACGTCACCGAGATCGGACGAGTCGCCGGCAACATCAATGCCGACAAGGACTACGTCAACTGGGCGCTCAGCGCACTCCCCGATGCGTACGGCCGCCTCGCCCGACTCGGACTCTACGGCGACTTCTTCACGTTCTACCTCTGCGATGTCACATTGAAAGTCAATGGCCCTGACGGCAATCCCGCCCTCATCCCGATCATCGGACAGCGGGCAGGAAGGTGTACAGCACAGTGA
- a CDS encoding MCE family protein, whose translation MSRTQKSNTVRTGLIGVLVVAALVLISVNFDRIASTLSSSVTYTAYVGDTGGLETGDKVFLSGVHVGDVEDIDLDGDKVRIAFSVDGPRLGEASEVSIKTLTVLGRKFLQVTPKGDKALSPDQPIPLEHTSTPYLLTDALGDLSTTVSNLDTDQVTNALNTLSQTLDQTAPNLSAALDGVSRLSDTVGTRDQMVKDLFHNAESLTKVLGGRSQQINKLLLDSNTLFTALDQRRQAIDTLLVNLSAVTAQVASLVDDNEAQLRPVLDQLNGVTALLNERKDDVKKAILPASQYITSLGESVASGPFFKAYIMNLLPGQFLQPFIDAAFREQGVNPGTLNGQNQFPVTCGHNAAPGLTPPGHTTPLPDPSTCPVQPGDPAAPAAAPAQPGPPALPGLPGLPPLPQLPGLPPLPGLGG comes from the coding sequence GTGAGCCGAACACAGAAATCCAACACCGTACGCACCGGTCTGATCGGCGTCCTGGTGGTCGCGGCCCTGGTGCTGATCTCGGTCAACTTCGACCGCATCGCCTCCACACTGAGCTCGTCGGTGACCTACACCGCATACGTCGGTGACACAGGCGGGCTCGAGACTGGCGACAAGGTGTTCCTCTCCGGCGTCCACGTCGGGGATGTCGAAGACATCGACCTCGACGGCGACAAGGTCCGGATCGCATTCAGCGTGGACGGACCGCGTCTGGGCGAGGCCTCCGAGGTATCGATCAAGACACTGACCGTGCTCGGACGAAAGTTCCTGCAGGTGACGCCGAAGGGCGACAAGGCGCTCTCACCCGATCAGCCGATCCCGCTCGAGCACACCTCCACCCCCTATCTCCTGACCGATGCGCTCGGCGACCTGTCCACCACCGTGAGCAACTTGGACACCGACCAGGTCACCAACGCACTGAACACCCTGAGCCAAACTCTCGATCAGACCGCACCGAACCTCAGTGCCGCGCTCGACGGGGTCTCCCGGCTCTCGGACACCGTGGGCACCCGTGACCAGATGGTCAAGGATCTGTTTCACAACGCGGAGTCACTGACCAAGGTCCTCGGCGGACGCAGCCAGCAGATCAACAAGCTGCTCCTCGACAGCAACACCCTCTTCACCGCGCTCGATCAGCGCCGACAGGCAATCGACACGCTCCTGGTGAACCTGTCCGCCGTCACCGCGCAGGTGGCATCGCTGGTCGATGACAACGAAGCCCAACTCCGACCAGTACTCGATCAACTCAACGGTGTGACAGCACTTTTGAACGAACGTAAGGACGATGTGAAGAAGGCGATCCTGCCGGCAAGCCAATACATCACCTCGCTCGGTGAATCGGTGGCCTCCGGCCCGTTCTTCAAGGCCTACATCATGAATCTACTTCCCGGCCAGTTCCTGCAGCCCTTCATCGACGCCGCCTTCCGGGAGCAAGGCGTCAACCCCGGCACGCTCAACGGGCAAAACCAGTTCCCGGTGACATGTGGACACAACGCGGCCCCAGGACTGACCCCGCCCGGCCACACCACCCCGCTACCCGATCCGAGCACCTGCCCCGTCCAACCCGGCGACCCCGCCGCTCCCGCAGCCGCTCCGGCCCAGCCCGGACCACCCGCACTGCCGGGCCTGCCTGGCCTGCCGCCACTCCCGCAGCTGCCTGGACTTCCGCCGCTACCCGGACTGGGAGGATGA
- a CDS encoding MCE family protein, which produces MFASLMTRGSTRRQITILTIVVLLVAGTLGLAWRAYDRVTTRSAVAYFENTNGLYVGDKVKILGVDVGVIDSIDPDGERMRVGFHYDADYKVPQQAKAAVLSQSLISSRAIQLTPAYTGGPELSDGGQIPIERTAVPVEWDDLREQLQHLAESIGPTEANKAGSLGDFVDTAAESLAGKGDDINSTLTKLSDAMSTMSDGRDDLFGTVRNLQAFMTALAASDDQIVELNQNVASVSSVLDNSDQELATALQNIDAMTSRLGQFVKDNRDGLSKSVSDLATVTTSLNEIRPDIEQLLHVGPTAIQNFYNIYEPAHGSFTGALAVTQLQNPVQFICGAIQAASQLGAAEAAKLCVQQLAPVLQLVQMNYPPVGINPVAGKQVRPEQIDYSEEWLRGTVPAPAAVEPVGALAGLAGLLGIPAPAGGGR; this is translated from the coding sequence ATGTTCGCGTCTTTGATGACACGCGGATCGACCCGACGGCAAATCACCATCCTGACCATCGTCGTCCTCCTCGTGGCCGGAACACTCGGCCTCGCATGGCGCGCGTACGACCGCGTCACAACGAGGTCCGCGGTCGCGTACTTCGAGAACACCAACGGTCTGTACGTCGGGGACAAGGTCAAGATCCTCGGCGTCGACGTCGGGGTGATCGATTCCATCGATCCGGACGGCGAGCGGATGCGGGTGGGGTTCCACTACGACGCCGACTACAAGGTCCCTCAGCAGGCCAAGGCGGCGGTACTGTCGCAGAGCCTGATCTCCTCACGTGCGATCCAACTGACACCCGCGTACACCGGCGGCCCCGAACTGAGTGACGGCGGACAGATCCCGATCGAACGCACCGCTGTGCCAGTGGAATGGGACGACCTTCGGGAACAGCTGCAGCACCTCGCCGAATCGATCGGCCCGACCGAGGCCAACAAGGCCGGCTCTCTCGGTGACTTCGTCGACACCGCAGCCGAGTCGTTGGCCGGCAAGGGGGACGACATCAACTCGACACTGACCAAGCTCTCCGATGCCATGTCCACGATGTCGGACGGCCGCGACGATCTCTTCGGCACCGTGCGCAACCTGCAGGCCTTCATGACCGCACTCGCCGCCAGCGACGATCAAATCGTCGAGCTGAATCAGAACGTCGCCTCGGTGTCGTCGGTGCTCGATAACTCCGATCAAGAACTGGCGACCGCATTGCAGAACATCGATGCGATGACCAGCCGGCTGGGGCAGTTTGTCAAAGACAACCGCGACGGGCTCAGCAAATCGGTGAGCGATCTCGCCACCGTGACAACGTCGTTGAACGAGATTCGGCCCGACATCGAGCAACTCTTGCACGTCGGTCCGACGGCGATCCAGAACTTCTACAACATCTATGAACCCGCGCACGGGTCCTTCACCGGCGCGCTGGCTGTTACCCAGCTCCAGAACCCGGTGCAGTTCATCTGCGGTGCAATCCAGGCGGCGAGTCAGCTGGGTGCGGCCGAGGCGGCGAAACTGTGTGTCCAACAGCTGGCACCGGTATTGCAGCTCGTGCAGATGAACTACCCACCGGTCGGAATCAACCCGGTGGCCGGCAAACAGGTCAGACCCGAGCAGATCGACTACAGCGAAGAGTGGCTGCGCGGCACGGTCCCTGCTCCCGCCGCTGTCGAGCCCGTCGGCGCACTTGCGGGGCTGGCAGGGCTACTCGGAATCCCGGCACCCGCTGGAGGTGGGCGATAA
- a CDS encoding MCE family protein, giving the protein MANNKLTRGALVALVGGFTLTVSGCDWQGANSLPLPGTAGSDDGAYTVKIEMPNVTSIQRNSRVRVGDVTVGNVDDVQLAGWHAVVTVSLESDVHLPGNATAKVGQTSLLGSLHIELAPPLTEPPAGELRDGDTIPIDNASTYPTTEQTLASVSTVLNGGGLAQIQEISGELNAGLSGHEVEVRDLLNQADTFSGSLNEQRDDIITAAEGLDRLASTVDQQNAVLAGALERIPPALAILDEQQRKLTDTVTSVGNFADSANRVVTASSQDVQTNVRELEPVLRELGNSGSDLTQALGLLPTYPWPLENIPKFFKGDAGNLSATVDLTMGRLDRGLLQGTPLEGSLTNAETALGRTEGRIPAVSTKNPLTAGLDNVAMRGTR; this is encoded by the coding sequence ATGGCCAACAACAAACTCACCCGGGGTGCCCTCGTGGCACTGGTCGGCGGATTCACCCTCACGGTGTCGGGGTGCGATTGGCAAGGTGCCAATTCCCTGCCACTGCCAGGAACCGCCGGTTCCGACGACGGCGCGTACACCGTCAAGATCGAGATGCCGAATGTGACATCGATCCAACGCAACAGTCGGGTACGCGTCGGCGATGTCACGGTCGGCAACGTCGACGATGTGCAGCTCGCCGGATGGCACGCCGTCGTCACGGTCTCACTCGAGTCCGACGTCCACCTCCCCGGTAACGCGACGGCGAAGGTGGGGCAGACCAGTTTGCTCGGTTCGTTGCACATCGAACTGGCACCACCATTGACGGAACCGCCCGCGGGCGAACTCCGCGACGGTGACACGATCCCGATCGACAACGCCAGCACGTATCCGACCACGGAACAGACACTGGCGTCGGTGTCGACCGTGCTCAACGGCGGAGGCCTCGCACAGATCCAGGAGATCAGTGGTGAACTCAACGCCGGGTTGTCCGGGCACGAGGTAGAAGTCCGTGACCTTCTCAATCAAGCGGATACGTTCAGCGGCAGTCTGAACGAACAGCGCGACGACATCATCACCGCCGCCGAAGGCCTCGATCGCCTTGCCTCGACCGTCGACCAGCAGAATGCCGTACTGGCCGGCGCGCTCGAACGGATCCCGCCCGCGCTCGCCATTCTTGACGAACAGCAGAGGAAGCTCACCGACACGGTGACCTCCGTCGGAAACTTCGCCGACTCGGCGAACCGGGTGGTCACGGCGAGCTCGCAGGACGTACAGACCAACGTGCGTGAGCTCGAGCCGGTGTTGCGTGAGCTCGGCAACTCCGGTTCCGACCTCACCCAGGCATTGGGTCTGCTTCCCACGTATCCGTGGCCGCTGGAAAACATTCCGAAGTTCTTCAAGGGTGACGCCGGTAACCTCTCCGCCACCGTCGATCTCACCATGGGTCGCCTCGACCGAGGATTGCTGCAGGGCACACCCCTCGAGGGGTCGCTCACGAACGCCGAAACCGCCCTTGGTCGTACGGAGGGTCGAATTCCGGCGGTCTCGACGAAGAACCCGCTGACGGCGGGACTCGACAACGTTGCGATGAGGGGTACCCGATGA
- a CDS encoding MCE family protein translates to MILSKFVKIQLIIFAVLTVIALITMGVVYMRLPALVGIGRYSVAVELPTSGGLYSSANVTYRGSTIGTVTDVTPTAGGARATLNLDSSVSIPVSAEAQVHSRSAIGEQYLDFVPSSLEGPFLEDGAVVPASQASVPQDIGPMIDTLNASLTSIPQQQLSALIDETHTAFEGSGPALQRILNGSDRVLDQAYTDADATTTLINDAAPFLDSQKVSSPAIREWVANLAGTVQQAEANDQHVRHILETSPAAASEASALFQQLHPTAPLLAANLTSLGQVAVTYNQSLEQLLVLLPASVSALKTINVPDQGTSNGAFLDFNLNLNAPPPCTTGFLPASERRDGSAVDAPTRTSDPIFCAVPQDSSVAVRGARNLPCMDTPGKRAPTVEICKSDEPFIPSGTNPWVGDPTPTTGNSAAPASHTPEPAAPQIGTASYNPRSGQYQGSDGRTYTQTDLNRTGSAHGETSPVQAILTGGH, encoded by the coding sequence ATGATTCTGTCGAAATTCGTCAAGATTCAGCTGATCATCTTCGCCGTCCTCACCGTGATCGCCCTGATCACGATGGGTGTCGTGTACATGCGGTTGCCCGCGCTGGTAGGCATCGGGCGTTACTCGGTCGCCGTCGAACTTCCGACGAGTGGTGGGCTGTACAGCAGCGCGAACGTCACCTATCGCGGGTCGACCATCGGTACCGTCACCGACGTCACGCCCACCGCCGGCGGGGCACGTGCCACGTTGAATCTCGATAGCTCGGTCAGCATCCCGGTCTCAGCCGAGGCCCAGGTGCACAGCAGGTCCGCGATCGGCGAACAGTACCTGGACTTCGTTCCCAGCTCGCTCGAGGGACCGTTCCTCGAGGATGGGGCGGTCGTACCAGCGAGCCAAGCGAGTGTGCCGCAAGACATCGGACCGATGATCGACACCCTCAACGCCAGCCTCACCTCGATCCCGCAGCAACAGCTGAGCGCACTGATCGACGAGACCCACACTGCGTTCGAGGGCTCCGGCCCCGCGCTGCAACGGATCCTCAACGGCTCCGACCGTGTCCTGGATCAGGCCTACACCGACGCCGACGCCACCACCACGTTGATCAACGACGCGGCACCATTTCTGGACTCCCAAAAGGTCAGCAGCCCCGCGATCCGCGAGTGGGTGGCGAACCTGGCGGGCACCGTCCAACAGGCCGAAGCGAATGACCAGCACGTCCGGCACATCCTGGAAACCAGCCCCGCAGCGGCCAGTGAGGCCAGTGCACTCTTCCAGCAATTGCACCCCACCGCCCCGCTCCTGGCGGCCAACCTGACCAGTCTCGGTCAGGTCGCGGTCACCTACAATCAATCACTGGAACAGCTGCTGGTTCTGCTGCCCGCCAGCGTCAGCGCCCTCAAGACGATCAACGTCCCCGATCAGGGAACGTCCAACGGCGCATTCCTCGACTTCAACCTGAATCTGAACGCACCCCCGCCCTGCACGACCGGGTTCCTCCCGGCCTCCGAACGGCGCGATGGCTCGGCCGTCGACGCTCCGACGCGCACATCGGACCCGATCTTCTGCGCGGTGCCGCAGGACTCGTCGGTTGCCGTGCGCGGCGCACGGAACCTGCCGTGCATGGACACACCCGGCAAACGCGCCCCCACCGTGGAGATCTGCAAGAGCGACGAGCCGTTCATTCCGTCGGGAACCAACCCCTGGGTGGGGGACCCGACACCGACCACCGGCAACTCCGCCGCCCCCGCGTCCCACACCCCGGAGCCGGCCGCCCCTCAGATCGGGACGGCAAGCTACAACCCACGGTCCGGCCAGTATCAGGGCAGCGACGGCAGAACATACACGCAAACAGATCTCAACCGCACGGGATCTGCGCACGGTGAAACATCGCCCGTACAGGCGATTCTGACAGGAGGCCACTGA
- a CDS encoding RDD family protein — MTTLNIDTQVKEESAEPERDSAREQGASLVRRARALAIDMCPPVTAAASAGVLSHILAGQVWAVLCWGIVALSGLFIVANSIIYQGRTGRTAGKYLEGLRTVSTTTGAPIGVLRALIRLGCLPADGILFLIGRFWPLHRGQRRTFADNIAGSVVRTYDTEGPTDGRRRLGMTAAAVIPLGAVLLLVLVQFFSQRAADQEITAAHGSVTQVASDGAVALLSYKPDTVDQELDAARGVLTGDFLETYTKLAKDVVAPTAKDKQVTMQASAAGSAVESVSADQASVLVYINQSTTTANSPETTQSQNAIRVGLTRVDDTWLISKFEPLF, encoded by the coding sequence ATGACGACACTGAACATCGATACCCAGGTGAAAGAAGAGAGCGCAGAGCCCGAGCGCGACAGCGCAAGGGAGCAAGGCGCATCACTTGTGCGCCGCGCCCGCGCACTGGCAATCGACATGTGCCCGCCCGTCACCGCGGCGGCCTCCGCAGGGGTGCTGTCCCACATTCTGGCGGGGCAGGTATGGGCCGTCCTGTGTTGGGGCATCGTGGCCCTGTCCGGACTCTTCATCGTCGCCAACAGCATCATCTACCAGGGCCGCACCGGACGAACCGCCGGCAAGTACCTCGAGGGCCTCCGCACGGTATCCACCACCACGGGAGCTCCGATCGGCGTCCTCCGTGCACTCATCCGGCTAGGGTGCCTGCCCGCCGACGGGATCCTGTTCCTCATCGGGCGGTTCTGGCCCCTCCATCGGGGACAGCGGCGCACATTCGCCGACAACATCGCCGGATCAGTCGTCAGAACGTACGACACGGAGGGTCCAACCGACGGTCGGCGCCGACTCGGCATGACGGCCGCAGCGGTGATCCCACTCGGTGCAGTCCTTCTCCTCGTCCTGGTCCAATTCTTCAGCCAACGCGCCGCCGACCAGGAAATCACGGCAGCGCACGGATCCGTGACGCAGGTTGCCTCCGACGGCGCCGTAGCGCTCCTGTCGTACAAGCCCGACACCGTCGATCAGGAGCTGGACGCCGCACGCGGCGTGCTGACCGGAGACTTCCTCGAAACGTACACAAAGCTCGCGAAAGATGTGGTCGCGCCGACGGCAAAAGACAAGCAGGTAACGATGCAAGCGTCCGCCGCAGGTTCTGCCGTCGAATCGGTGTCCGCAGACCAAGCATCAGTCCTCGTCTACATCAACCAGAGCACGACGACGGCAAACAGCCC